From Oreochromis niloticus isolate F11D_XX linkage group LG1, O_niloticus_UMD_NMBU, whole genome shotgun sequence, a single genomic window includes:
- the LOC109202177 gene encoding zinc finger BED domain-containing protein 1 isoform X2: MIARVLEQMKAISQVLTGDRHARSLIPTWQDAEVLESIHKALHLLSEFTDALSGEEYVSISYLKPVLHLLATSVLAEDAEDTDLTRSIKTKVLAYLNDKYSDLNTQELLDVASFMDPRFKTQYISADNLPAIKARLKTEMVESARRTHNQEKRSRTETAQNSPSAQASGGKAKKTLGSLFKTSAASSALPLPLEDVVEAELNSYLLTPVIDGEDDPLAWWKVHNIHFPRLCKMARKYLCVPATSAPSERLFSTGGNIVTCTRSSLKPAKVDMLVFLAKNL, from the exons ATGATTGCCAGAGTGCTGGAACAGATGAAAGCCATATCGCAGGTATTGACAGGTGACCGACATGCACGCTCCCTCATCCCAACCTGGCAGGATGCTGAAGTGTTGGAGTCCATTCATAAGGCACTGCATCTTCTCTCCGAATTTACTGATGCTCTTTCTGGAGAAGAGTATGTGAGCATCTCCTACCTCAAGCCAGTTCTCCATCTTCTGGCAACATCAGTCTTGGCTGAAGATGCTGAGGACACTGATCTGACTAGATCAATTAAAACCAAGGTCCTGGCATACCTCAACGACAAGTATAGTGACCTCAACACCCAGGAGCTTTTGGATGTTGCGTCGTTCATGGACCCTAGGTTCAAAACGCAATACATCAGCGCAGACAACCTTCCTGCCATTAAGGCCCGACTGAAGACAGAAATGGTGGAATCGGCTAGACGTACACATAATCAG GAGAAGAGGTCTCGCACTGAAACTGCTCAAAATTCTCCAAGTGCACAGGCCTCTGGGGGAAAGGCAAAGAAGACTCTTGGTAGTCTTTTTAAAACCAGTGCGGCCTCTTCAGCTTTGCCTCTGCCACTTGAAGATGTCGTGGAGGCAGAGTTGAATAGTTACCTGTTGACCCCTGTCATTGACGGAGAGGATGATCCCTTAGCCTGGTGGAAGGTGCACAACATTCACTTTCCACGACTGTGCAAGATGGCCCgcaaatatctgtgtgtgccagcCACAAGTGCCCCCTCAGAGCGTCTGTTCAGCACTGGAGGGAATATAGTGACCTGCACTCGCTCATCCTTAAAGCCAGCAAAAGTAGATATGCTGGTCTTCCTAGCAAAAAACCTGTGA
- the LOC109202177 gene encoding zinc finger BED domain-containing protein 1 isoform X1 translates to MIKRDCLTTEAALWSRDTGSKVLKQSTESELASKAVAYTMASGSTEPEPAGMLVPKRNCTSAVWEYFGFKRDDVAQSQVLCKTCLGRVSTSRGNTTNLYQHLKTQHKTEYDRCMAKKSSSVQNKPSNVTRQGSLTELFEGVTPYERTSKRHVEITKAVTHCIAKDMMPVNTVTKPGFNNLVTTLDKRYRMPSRTYFSQTAIPELHMQCRRRVAAELKAVEFFAATTDMWSSRTAEPYQSLTVHYITEDLHLEARSLQTAYFPEDHTGENIAAGLREGLACWDLPEDNLVCITTDNASNMVKAAQLNEWTRLQCFGHRLHLAIAS, encoded by the exons ATGATCAAACGAGATTGTCTAACCACAGAGGCTGCACTCTGGTCACGTGACACGGGGAGCAAAGTTTTGAAACAGTCTACCGAGAGTGAACTAGCAAGCAAAGCTGTAGCCTACACAATGGCCTCAGGTTCAACAGAACCAGAGCCTGCGGGGATGCTAGTACCAAAGAGGAACTGCACATCAGCCGTGTGGGAATATTTTGGGTTTAAAAGAGATGATGTCGCACAGAGTCAGGTACTGTGTAAAACCTGTCTTGGTAGAGTTTCTACATCTCGGGGAAACACTACGAATTTGTACCAGCACCTTAAGACTCAGCACAAAACAGAGTATGATAGATGTATGGCTAAAAAATCTAGTAGTGTGCAGAATAAACCTAGTAACGTTACTCGGCAAGGATCACTGACCGAACTGTTTGAAGGTGTTACGCCATATGAACGCACTTCAAAACGGCACGTGGAAATCACCAAAGCAGTAACGCACTGCATCGCGAAAGACATGATGCCCGTCAATACGGTGACCAAGCCTGGGTTCAATAATTTGGTAACTACACTGGATAAGAGGTACAGAATGCCCTCCCGCACGTATTTCAGTCAGACTGCAATACCCGAGCTACATATGCAATGTAGGCGGAGGGTTGCAGCGGAGTTAAAGGCTGTTGAGTTTTTTGCGGCGACAACAGACATGTGGTCAAGCCGTACAGCAGAGCCCTATCAAAGTCTGACGGTGCATTACATTACCGAAGACCTCCACCTCGAAGCTCGCAGCCTACAAACGGCCTACTTCCCCGAAGACCACACAGGGGAAAACATTGCTGCTGGCCTGAGAGAGGGGCTTGCGTGTTGGGATCTCCCTGAAGACAACCTTGTCTGCATAACGACGGACAACGCGTCAAATATGGTGAAAGCAGCACAGCTGAACGAATGGACCAGGCTCCAGTGTTTCGGACACAGATTACATCTTGCTATTG CTTCCTGA